The Magnolia sinica isolate HGM2019 chromosome 10, MsV1, whole genome shotgun sequence genome includes a window with the following:
- the LOC131217465 gene encoding uncharacterized protein LOC131217465 isoform X1, translated as MGDHEGWAQPSGLLPNGLLPYEAASVTQALDVERWSKAEERTAELIACIQPNQPSEERRNAVADYVQRLITKCFSCQVFTFGSVPLKTYLPDGDIDLTAFSNDQNMKDTWAQEVRDVLEKEEKSENAEFRVKEVQYIQAEVKIIKCLVENIVVDISFNQLGGLCTLCFLEEVDHLINQNHLFKRSIILIKAWCYYESRILGAHHGLISTYALETLVLYIFHVFNNSFAGPLEVLYRFLEFFSNFDWDNFCISLWGPVPISSLPDMTAEPPRRDSGELLLSKLFLDACSSVYAVFPGGQENQGQPFVSKHFNVIDPLRTNNNLGRSVSKGNFFRIRSAFAFGAKRLARLLECPKENLIAEVNQFFMNTWDRHGSGHRPDAPSPDLWPPQPLNPDPVDMSAKFRNQTDTKKRGENVRLQGGHAEGAHVFHGISHQLANTTSYPPENMSRTSNTSAISRAQSHKHYNNQTVHAEMGRKSSQPDHSVHECGLQGRYHFARTHSSPELTDTFGEVSSQGRHNRVPETGKSELASARQDHVGRRKNLGSEVSASHSSRSSTEDPSSVRHSSSHQSLDAGADSNSVSNSYHDDAGLLGSIGEELASVSETMDMQQEEQDLVNMMASSRVACFNGPVQLPLNLGSSHLPLPLSPTVLASMGYAQRSMAGMVPPNIPLVEPPWGSNMQFPHGIVPTSLPHYFPSVGLTSGPDEMVESGNESSGLTEINQDDSDGFWHERNGEPGRGFDPDGGSFQTSQLDDQNQSAPGESNFIPSRIGNSDGSFPRGRPQKFAKENRGIPREGSSDACQNSKGNDVYSTDRNLDLRFLPVAPSSSSSSRSKPASESSWDGALSTKVSKSSRDKRGRKSAPFAVPPAHAKAKGGWQHEGASSDHASSQADDDNRDWTPLSIKGTEMVERSTVPTSMAHVRSHPLPGYEQAEIGGSDSVIPITPMLVGPGSRQRVMDNSGVVPFAFYPTGPPVPFLTMLPVYNFPPEMGNSDGSTSHCDRDDGLDNSLINQSDQNFDSAESINQLEIFTSPRSIRGGASVEPSEEHKSDILNSDFASHWQNLQYGRFCQNSRNHVPVMYPSPVMVPQLYLQGHFPWDGPGRPLPANVNLITQLMSYSPRLVPVTPLQHGSNQPAGVYQRYGDEVPRYRGGTGTYLPNPKVSFRDRQSSSTRNHRGSYNYDRHDHGEREWNWNMNPKSRALGRGHSRSQAEKPSSRPDRLAATESRVDRQWDSFRHEPFATYQAQPQNGPFSSANSMQSSASMAYSMYPFPAVNTNGISPNGHTIPSVVMLYSYDNNIGYASPTEQLEFGSLGPVHSGVNEASQLGDSRPARSVYEQRRSTYRGGSPARSSPDQPSSPQLRRSVTTQ; from the exons GTTTTCACCTTTGGGTCAGTACCTCTCAAGACGTATCTACCTGATGGGGACATTGACTTAACAGCTTTCAGTAATGATCAAAATATGAAGGATACATGGGCACAGGAGGTCCGTGATGTTCTTGAGAAGGAAGAGAAGAGCGAGAATGCTGAATTCCGTGTAAAAGAAGTTCAGTACATTCAGGCCGAA GTGAAAATCATAAAGTGCCTTGTTGAAAACATTGTGGTAGACATATCCTTTAACCAGCTCGGTGGGTTGTGTACCCTTTGTTTCCTCGAGGAG GTTGACCATTTGATAAATCAAAATCATTTATTCAAGCGCAGCATCATACTGATTAAGGCCTGGTGTTACTACGAGAGCCGTATCTTGGGTGCCCATCACGGACTCATTTCTACTTACGCTCTGGAGACATTGGTTCTGtacatatttcatgtttttaaCAATTCCTTTGCCGGGCCACTTGAG GTCCTTTATCGTTTTCTGGAGTTCTTCAGTAACTTCGACTGGGACAACTTCTGCATTAGCCTTTGGGGTCCAGTTCCTATCAGTTCACTTCCGGATATGACAG CTGAACCTCCTCGAAGGGATAGTGGAGAGCTATTGCTCAGCAAACTCTTTCTTGATGCTTGTAGCTCAGTATATGCAGTCTTCCCTGGTGGCCAAGAAAATCAGGGCCAGCCTTTTGTGTCTAAGCATTTCAATGTTATCGATCCTTTACGAACAAACAACAACCTTGGACGCAGTGTCAGTAAAG GTAATTTCTTTAGGATACGCAGCGCCTTTGCATTTGGGGCAAAAAGGTTGGCCAGGTTACTTGAGTGTCCAAAAGAGAACCTAATTGCTGAAGTCAATCAGTTCTTCATGAACACTTGGGACAGGCATGGTAGTGGTCATCGTCCTGATGCTCCTAGCCCGGACCTCTGGCCTCCACAACCTTTGAATCCAGATCCCGTCGACATGTCTGCAAAGTTCAGGAACCAAACAGATACCAAAAAAAGGGGTGAAAATGTCAGATTACAAGGTGGTCATGCTGAGGGAGCTCATGTGTTCCATGGGATATCCCACCAACTTGCTAATACCACAAGCTATCCTCCTGAAAACATGTCTAGGACCAGTAACACGTCTGCAATTTCTCGTGCTCAGAGCCACAAGCATTACAACAACCAAACTGTGCATGCTGAGATGGGTCGGAAAAGTTCCCAGCCAGACCATTCAGTCCATGAATGCGGATTGCAGGGCAGGTACCACTTTGCAAGGACACACTCTAGTCCTGAGCTCACCGACACATTTGGCGAGGTTTCATCTCAAGGAAGGCATAACAGGGTGCCCGAAACAGGAAAGAGTGAGCTCGCTTCTGCAAGACAAGATCATGTTGGCAGAAGGAAGAACTTGGGGTCTGAAGTTTCGGCCAGTCACAGTTCAAGATCTTCGACTGAGGACCCATCATCTGTGAGGCACAGTTCGTCCCATCAGAGCCTTGATGCTGGTGCTGATTCAAACAGTGTTTCGAATAGTTATCATGATGATGCTGGCTTGTTGGGATCCATTGGGGAAGAACTCGCTTCCGTTTCCGAGACAATGGATAtgcaacaggaagaacaagatcTGGTCAATATGATGGCATCATCTCGAGTTGCTTGTTTCAATGGACCGGTTCAGTTGCCGTTGAATTTGGGTTCTTCTCATCTTCCTCTTCCGCTCTCACCGACAGTTCTAGCTTCAATGGGTTATGCTCAAAGAAGCATGGCGGGCATGGTTCCCCCGAATATTCCCTTGGTCGAACCTCCTTGGGGCTCAAACATGCAATTTCCCCATGGCATTGTTCCCACTTCATTACCTCATTATTTCCCCAGCGTTGGATTGACGTCAGGCCCCGATGAAATGGTTGAATCTGGTAATGAGAGCTCGGGTTTGACAGAAATAAACCAGGACGACAGTGATGGTTTTTGGCACGAACGGAATGGTGAGCCTGGCAGAGGGTTTGATCCTGATGGCGGAAGTTTTCAGACGTCACAGTTGGATGACCAGAACCAGTCGGCTCCAGGAGAATCCAACTTCATACCTTCTCGGATTGGTAATTCTGATGGTTCTTTTCCCAGAGGCCGTCCGCAGAAGTTTGCCAAAGAAAACAGAGGGATACCAAGGGAGGGCTCGAGTGATGCTTGTCAAAACAGCAAGGGAAATGATGTTTACTCCACAGACAGGAATTTGGATTTGAGGTTTTTGCCAGTAGCcccatctagttctagttcttccaGAAGTAAACCAGCTTCTGAAAGTTCTTGGGATGGAGCATTGTCCACGAAGGTCTCCAAGTCGTCAAGGGACAAACGGGGAAGAAAATCTGCGCCCTTTGCAGTTCCTCCTGCTCATGCAAAAGCTAAGGGTGGGTGGCAGCACGAGGGGGCATCATCCGATCATGCTTCTTCTCAGGCAGATGATGACAACAGAGACTGGACCCCTCTTTCAATCAAGGGAACTGAGATGGTGGAACGAAGCACAGTACCCACATCTATGGCGCATGTTCGAAGCCACCCATTACCTGGCTATGAGCAAGCAGAAATAGGTGGATCAGATTCAGTGATACCCATCACCCCAATGCTTGTTGGTCCTGGTTCACGACAGAGGGTGATGGATAACTCTGGGGTGGTACCATTTGCTTTTTATCCCACGGGACCACCTGTTCCATTCTTAACAATGCTTCCTGTGTATAATTTTCCACCTGAGATGGGAAACTCTGATGGATCAACCAGCCACTGTGATAGGGATGATGGGCTGGATAACAGCCTCATAAACCAATCCGATCAGAACTTTGATTCAGCAGAAAGCATTAACCAGCTGGAGATTTTCACGAGTCCTCGTTCTATCAGAGGCGGTGCTTCTGTGGAGCCCAGTGAGGAGCACAAGTCCGATATTCTTAACAGCGACTTTGCGAGCCATTGGCAAAATCTGCAGTACGGGCGGTTCTGCCAAAACTCACGGAACCATGTGCCCGTGATGTATCCTTCACCTGTTATGGTGCCGCAGCTGTATCTACAAGGTCATTTCCCATGGGACGGTCCTGGCAGACCTCTTCCAGCTAATGTGAACCTCATCACTCAACTAATGAGCTACAGCCCACGTCTTGTTCCCGTCACACCTCTGCAGCATGGTTCTAATCAGCCAGCTGGCGTCTATCAGCGTTATGGAGATGAGGTCCCTAGATACCGTGGTGGTACGGGAACCTATTTGCCAAATCCT AAGGTTTCTTTCAGAGACCGACAGTCTTCAAGTACCAGAAACCACAGAGGGAGTTACAACTACGACCGGCATGACCATGGTGAGAGAGAATGGAACTGGAACATGAACCCGAAATCACGAGCTTTAGGCCGTGGCCACAGTCGCAGCCAAGCTGAGAAGCCAAGCTCAAGGCCTGACCGACTGGCTGCCACCGAAAGCCGGGTTGACAGGCAGTGGGACTCTTTCAGGCACGAGCCATTTGCCACGTACCAGGCACAACCTCAGAATGGTCCATTCAGCTCGGCCAACTCCATGCAAAGCTCAGCCAGCATGGCGTACAGCATGTATCCATTTCCAGCTGTGAATACAAATGGCATCTCTCCAAATGGACATACCATTCCTTCTGTTGTCATGCTGTATTCATATGATAACAATATTGGTTATGCTTCACCAACTGAGCAGCTCGAGTTTGGGTCTCTTGGACCTGTGCATTCGGGTGTGAATGAAGCATCGCAGCTCGGTGACAGCAGGCCAGCAAGGAGTGTGTATGAGCAGAGACGCAGCACCTACCGGGGAGGTTCTCCTGCACGCTCATCGCCAGATCAGCCCTCTTCGCCACAACTCCGAAG ATCGGTGACAACCCAGTAG
- the LOC131217465 gene encoding uncharacterized protein LOC131217465 isoform X3 codes for MGDHEGWAQPSGLLPNGLLPYEAASVTQALDVERWSKAEERTAELIACIQPNQPSEERRNAVADYVQRLITKCFSCQVFTFGSVPLKTYLPDGDIDLTAFSNDQNMKDTWAQEVRDVLEKEEKSENAEFRVKEVQYIQAEVKIIKCLVENIVVDISFNQLGGLCTLCFLEEVDHLINQNHLFKRSIILIKAWCYYESRILGAHHGLISTYALETLVLYIFHVFNNSFAGPLEVLYRFLEFFSNFDWDNFCISLWGPVPISSLPDMTGNFFRIRSAFAFGAKRLARLLECPKENLIAEVNQFFMNTWDRHGSGHRPDAPSPDLWPPQPLNPDPVDMSAKFRNQTDTKKRGENVRLQGGHAEGAHVFHGISHQLANTTSYPPENMSRTSNTSAISRAQSHKHYNNQTVHAEMGRKSSQPDHSVHECGLQGRYHFARTHSSPELTDTFGEVSSQGRHNRVPETGKSELASARQDHVGRRKNLGSEVSASHSSRSSTEDPSSVRHSSSHQSLDAGADSNSVSNSYHDDAGLLGSIGEELASVSETMDMQQEEQDLVNMMASSRVACFNGPVQLPLNLGSSHLPLPLSPTVLASMGYAQRSMAGMVPPNIPLVEPPWGSNMQFPHGIVPTSLPHYFPSVGLTSGPDEMVESGNESSGLTEINQDDSDGFWHERNGEPGRGFDPDGGSFQTSQLDDQNQSAPGESNFIPSRIGNSDGSFPRGRPQKFAKENRGIPREGSSDACQNSKGNDVYSTDRNLDLRFLPVAPSSSSSSRSKPASESSWDGALSTKVSKSSRDKRGRKSAPFAVPPAHAKAKGGWQHEGASSDHASSQADDDNRDWTPLSIKGTEMVERSTVPTSMAHVRSHPLPGYEQAEIGGSDSVIPITPMLVGPGSRQRVMDNSGVVPFAFYPTGPPVPFLTMLPVYNFPPEMGNSDGSTSHCDRDDGLDNSLINQSDQNFDSAESINQLEIFTSPRSIRGGASVEPSEEHKSDILNSDFASHWQNLQYGRFCQNSRNHVPVMYPSPVMVPQLYLQGHFPWDGPGRPLPANVNLITQLMSYSPRLVPVTPLQHGSNQPAGVYQRYGDEVPRYRGGTGTYLPNPKVSFRDRQSSSTRNHRGSYNYDRHDHGEREWNWNMNPKSRALGRGHSRSQAEKPSSRPDRLAATESRVDRQWDSFRHEPFATYQAQPQNGPFSSANSMQSSASMAYSMYPFPAVNTNGISPNGHTIPSVVMLYSYDNNIGYASPTEQLEFGSLGPVHSGVNEASQLGDSRPARSVYEQRRSTYRGGSPARSSPDQPSSPQLRRSVTTQ; via the exons GTTTTCACCTTTGGGTCAGTACCTCTCAAGACGTATCTACCTGATGGGGACATTGACTTAACAGCTTTCAGTAATGATCAAAATATGAAGGATACATGGGCACAGGAGGTCCGTGATGTTCTTGAGAAGGAAGAGAAGAGCGAGAATGCTGAATTCCGTGTAAAAGAAGTTCAGTACATTCAGGCCGAA GTGAAAATCATAAAGTGCCTTGTTGAAAACATTGTGGTAGACATATCCTTTAACCAGCTCGGTGGGTTGTGTACCCTTTGTTTCCTCGAGGAG GTTGACCATTTGATAAATCAAAATCATTTATTCAAGCGCAGCATCATACTGATTAAGGCCTGGTGTTACTACGAGAGCCGTATCTTGGGTGCCCATCACGGACTCATTTCTACTTACGCTCTGGAGACATTGGTTCTGtacatatttcatgtttttaaCAATTCCTTTGCCGGGCCACTTGAG GTCCTTTATCGTTTTCTGGAGTTCTTCAGTAACTTCGACTGGGACAACTTCTGCATTAGCCTTTGGGGTCCAGTTCCTATCAGTTCACTTCCGGATATGACAG GTAATTTCTTTAGGATACGCAGCGCCTTTGCATTTGGGGCAAAAAGGTTGGCCAGGTTACTTGAGTGTCCAAAAGAGAACCTAATTGCTGAAGTCAATCAGTTCTTCATGAACACTTGGGACAGGCATGGTAGTGGTCATCGTCCTGATGCTCCTAGCCCGGACCTCTGGCCTCCACAACCTTTGAATCCAGATCCCGTCGACATGTCTGCAAAGTTCAGGAACCAAACAGATACCAAAAAAAGGGGTGAAAATGTCAGATTACAAGGTGGTCATGCTGAGGGAGCTCATGTGTTCCATGGGATATCCCACCAACTTGCTAATACCACAAGCTATCCTCCTGAAAACATGTCTAGGACCAGTAACACGTCTGCAATTTCTCGTGCTCAGAGCCACAAGCATTACAACAACCAAACTGTGCATGCTGAGATGGGTCGGAAAAGTTCCCAGCCAGACCATTCAGTCCATGAATGCGGATTGCAGGGCAGGTACCACTTTGCAAGGACACACTCTAGTCCTGAGCTCACCGACACATTTGGCGAGGTTTCATCTCAAGGAAGGCATAACAGGGTGCCCGAAACAGGAAAGAGTGAGCTCGCTTCTGCAAGACAAGATCATGTTGGCAGAAGGAAGAACTTGGGGTCTGAAGTTTCGGCCAGTCACAGTTCAAGATCTTCGACTGAGGACCCATCATCTGTGAGGCACAGTTCGTCCCATCAGAGCCTTGATGCTGGTGCTGATTCAAACAGTGTTTCGAATAGTTATCATGATGATGCTGGCTTGTTGGGATCCATTGGGGAAGAACTCGCTTCCGTTTCCGAGACAATGGATAtgcaacaggaagaacaagatcTGGTCAATATGATGGCATCATCTCGAGTTGCTTGTTTCAATGGACCGGTTCAGTTGCCGTTGAATTTGGGTTCTTCTCATCTTCCTCTTCCGCTCTCACCGACAGTTCTAGCTTCAATGGGTTATGCTCAAAGAAGCATGGCGGGCATGGTTCCCCCGAATATTCCCTTGGTCGAACCTCCTTGGGGCTCAAACATGCAATTTCCCCATGGCATTGTTCCCACTTCATTACCTCATTATTTCCCCAGCGTTGGATTGACGTCAGGCCCCGATGAAATGGTTGAATCTGGTAATGAGAGCTCGGGTTTGACAGAAATAAACCAGGACGACAGTGATGGTTTTTGGCACGAACGGAATGGTGAGCCTGGCAGAGGGTTTGATCCTGATGGCGGAAGTTTTCAGACGTCACAGTTGGATGACCAGAACCAGTCGGCTCCAGGAGAATCCAACTTCATACCTTCTCGGATTGGTAATTCTGATGGTTCTTTTCCCAGAGGCCGTCCGCAGAAGTTTGCCAAAGAAAACAGAGGGATACCAAGGGAGGGCTCGAGTGATGCTTGTCAAAACAGCAAGGGAAATGATGTTTACTCCACAGACAGGAATTTGGATTTGAGGTTTTTGCCAGTAGCcccatctagttctagttcttccaGAAGTAAACCAGCTTCTGAAAGTTCTTGGGATGGAGCATTGTCCACGAAGGTCTCCAAGTCGTCAAGGGACAAACGGGGAAGAAAATCTGCGCCCTTTGCAGTTCCTCCTGCTCATGCAAAAGCTAAGGGTGGGTGGCAGCACGAGGGGGCATCATCCGATCATGCTTCTTCTCAGGCAGATGATGACAACAGAGACTGGACCCCTCTTTCAATCAAGGGAACTGAGATGGTGGAACGAAGCACAGTACCCACATCTATGGCGCATGTTCGAAGCCACCCATTACCTGGCTATGAGCAAGCAGAAATAGGTGGATCAGATTCAGTGATACCCATCACCCCAATGCTTGTTGGTCCTGGTTCACGACAGAGGGTGATGGATAACTCTGGGGTGGTACCATTTGCTTTTTATCCCACGGGACCACCTGTTCCATTCTTAACAATGCTTCCTGTGTATAATTTTCCACCTGAGATGGGAAACTCTGATGGATCAACCAGCCACTGTGATAGGGATGATGGGCTGGATAACAGCCTCATAAACCAATCCGATCAGAACTTTGATTCAGCAGAAAGCATTAACCAGCTGGAGATTTTCACGAGTCCTCGTTCTATCAGAGGCGGTGCTTCTGTGGAGCCCAGTGAGGAGCACAAGTCCGATATTCTTAACAGCGACTTTGCGAGCCATTGGCAAAATCTGCAGTACGGGCGGTTCTGCCAAAACTCACGGAACCATGTGCCCGTGATGTATCCTTCACCTGTTATGGTGCCGCAGCTGTATCTACAAGGTCATTTCCCATGGGACGGTCCTGGCAGACCTCTTCCAGCTAATGTGAACCTCATCACTCAACTAATGAGCTACAGCCCACGTCTTGTTCCCGTCACACCTCTGCAGCATGGTTCTAATCAGCCAGCTGGCGTCTATCAGCGTTATGGAGATGAGGTCCCTAGATACCGTGGTGGTACGGGAACCTATTTGCCAAATCCT AAGGTTTCTTTCAGAGACCGACAGTCTTCAAGTACCAGAAACCACAGAGGGAGTTACAACTACGACCGGCATGACCATGGTGAGAGAGAATGGAACTGGAACATGAACCCGAAATCACGAGCTTTAGGCCGTGGCCACAGTCGCAGCCAAGCTGAGAAGCCAAGCTCAAGGCCTGACCGACTGGCTGCCACCGAAAGCCGGGTTGACAGGCAGTGGGACTCTTTCAGGCACGAGCCATTTGCCACGTACCAGGCACAACCTCAGAATGGTCCATTCAGCTCGGCCAACTCCATGCAAAGCTCAGCCAGCATGGCGTACAGCATGTATCCATTTCCAGCTGTGAATACAAATGGCATCTCTCCAAATGGACATACCATTCCTTCTGTTGTCATGCTGTATTCATATGATAACAATATTGGTTATGCTTCACCAACTGAGCAGCTCGAGTTTGGGTCTCTTGGACCTGTGCATTCGGGTGTGAATGAAGCATCGCAGCTCGGTGACAGCAGGCCAGCAAGGAGTGTGTATGAGCAGAGACGCAGCACCTACCGGGGAGGTTCTCCTGCACGCTCATCGCCAGATCAGCCCTCTTCGCCACAACTCCGAAG ATCGGTGACAACCCAGTAG